A stretch of DNA from Pseudomonadota bacterium:
GAACTGGCTGAGCAAGAACCCGTGGGCGGCGTGTACCTCGACACCTTCAAAGCCAAGCGTACTCGCGAGCCTCGCGGTCTGCGCAAACGCTGCCGGGAGCTTTTTTACTTCTGCAATCGAGAGCGCATCACAGGCGAGGCCAGGTATGTCGAGTACGCTTGGTCCCTTGGGCGTGCTAATTGGCGGGTGCGCCAGCGCGCCAGCATGACCCAGTTGCAACCAAAGCTGGCAGCCATCAGCGGACCCTGCCGCTGCAAGTTTTCGGAAGCGGTCAAGATCGGCGTCAGCCCTCAGAACCAGATTGCCTGGTTTCTCAGCAAAGTTCGGATCCCCCTGAACCTCGCCTATGATGCATAGTCCAACCCCGCCGAGGGCCCACGTTTCATAGAGACTGAGTTGCTCGTCGGAGGGGTTGCCGCAACCGTCGCCAAGGGAGTCCGACATCGCAGACTTGGCGATGCGGTTTTTCAACTTTGCACCGCTCGGTAGTTCAAGCGGCGAGAAGAGTGTCTTGGGTGGATGGCTCATCGTTCGTCCCTCTACGCAGGGTTGCCAGATAGGGGCGGTGAAGCAAGAAGAAAGTGAGGTACTTCTGACTCAAGCACCGATCGACTGAACCTCGGAGCAGGCGCTGTCTAGAGGGCTTCGCGCAGCGTTTTCGAGCATTGCTGGAGATTTGCTCGGCGGTATCGTGGTGATGGCGGTCGCCTATGCGGGTCTGGGCTGATGGCGACGAACTGAGTTCATCAGCCCTATGCGTGCAGGCCTGATGCCAAGCCAAGCATGCCCTCACGAAACGATACGTTATCGAGTTAGCCCGACCATCACGGCTGGACAAAACGCGTTTTTTATTAGATAGACCGATATGTCTAAAACTGTCAAATCTACGCCCCAAGATCGCCTCCTCGCGACAGCCCGACAGCTTTTCTTGGCACAAGGCATCCCTCAGACCGGCATAAACACCGTGACGGCGAAGGCCGATATTGCGCGGATGACGCTCTACAACAACTTCGCCTCCAAAGAGGAGCTGATCCTGGCGGTGTTCGAGAAGGAAACAGAACTGCGGCGCGCCGCGATTGAGAACGCGCAAAACGCTTCCCATGAGCCGCTGGATAAGGTGAGGGCGCTCTTTGCGGTCGCGTTGGAGCAGGCATCAAAAGCGGGCTTTCGAGGGTGTGCTTTTGTCAACCTCGCGATCGAAACGGCGGCGCCTGATAGCAAGCTGCACCACCTTGCGCGGCAACACAAAGACTGGATCGCGCAGAACATTCAGGACGCTTTGGGTGAAGGGTACTGCGACGATCCCAAGACCCTGTCCCAACAAATTGCGCTGCTGTGGGATGGAGGGGTCGTCGGGGCATACATCCATCAATCTGACAAACCTATCCATCTGGCCCAAAGCGCGGCGGAATCCCTTGTGAAGTCGAGCCGTCGGTGACGGTGTCGCGCAATTGGTGGATCGTCCTTGGCTTGGCTCTTGGGGTAACCGTTAGCAACGCCTTCGCCCGCTTCGCCTACGGGTTGATCCTTCCTGCCATGCAAACTGATCTTGGATGGAGCTACACGCAGTCCGGCTGGATCAACACGGCAAACGCGCTGGGCTACATTGGCGGTGCGTTGCTGGCCTTCGCAATCATTGGTCGAGTTTCTGAGCGCCGGATGTTTGCGGCCGGGCTCCTTGTCACTAGTACGAGCCTGTTGATGTGCGGCTTGAGTGATGGGTTCTGGTACCTGACTTTTTGGCGCTTTTTTGCTGGCGTTTCGGGCGCCCCGGTATTCATTGCGGGTGGTGCCATGGCCGCAACGCTCTTCCCCGATGATGCAAGGAAGAACGCCGTGGCCATAGCGGGTTACTTTGGCGGGGCTGGCCTTGGTATGGTTCTCAGCGGCGGATTATTGCCCGGCCTTTTTCACCTTCACGGTCCCGCCCTGTGGCCGTTGGTTTGGATCGGTCTTGGCGTGATCAGCCTTGGTTTGGCGCCGGTCTCTATCTGGGCAGCGAGCCAGGCGCATGTTTCATCGCACATGGTTGACTGCAAAGCGCGTCTCCCGACCAGAGAAATGCTGTTCGAGTTGCTCAGTTACGGCCTGTTTGCCACCGGTCACACTGTTTACCTGACCTTCGTCATCGCCTGGGCGCAATCCATCGGCTTAAGCGTGGCAGTCCTTTCATTGGGCTGGGTTTTGATCGGTCTGGGTATCATCTTTTCGCCCTTCGCATGGCGTCCAATCCTGGCTCAGAACGCGTCTGGGTTACCATTAGCCATGGCCTGCGCCATCACGGGATTGGCAACTCTCGGTCCGGTAATGATGCCTGACGCTCTTGGATTTGTGCTTTCCAGCTTTTTGTTTGGACTGGCGGTTTTTGTCGGGCCTGCCGCGGTGACTGCCTTCAGTCGAAAGAACTTGCCAGAGCCGCAATGGAGAAAGGCGGTTAGCCTGTTCACCCTGGTCTTTGCAGTCGGGCAGACGATCGGCCCGGTCGCAGCGGGTCTTATTGGAGATGCCACCGGTACACTCAGCTCTGGCATTGTGGCTGCAGGGATTATCCTTTTGGGCGCTTGTCTGTTGGCTTCCTTTCAGAAGCCCTTGGCGGGAAAAGTGGCTCGCTGATCGGTCCCGCTGAGCGAAACGATCCATCTTGTCATTCGATCCGCTGTGGAAGCCCCTTACCGTTGTTCCACCAACGGTTTGGGTTGTCGCTGCGGGCGTTGTAGGCAGCCCTGCTCGCCCAATCCTCTCGAACAAAGATAACGGGCTCTTCATAATGGTGAGCATGGATGATCGCATCCATCACTTTGCCAAGTGCGGTCAGATCCCGCTCAATCGAGATTTTGAGCTCCACCATGGGGTAGGTCTCAGTGGCACCCGCTTCAAAACCATCCACATGTGTCGTCGTGGTTGAGTCTGGCTCCGGCTGGGAAGTCTCTTTGCCAACAGCGGAGATGCTGGCGTTTCGTTGGTACCGGCCAAAGTTCAGAAGATGGACCTTCATCACCTCATCAAGGATGCGATTGGTGTCCTCCGGCAAGGTTTGTACTTCGATTGTAAAGACCGGTACCAGAGTGCCGGAATTTGCGTTGTACTTGCTTAGATCGGTCATCTCCGCCTCAATCTGGTGTGGGCCCCGTAATTGGACAGCAGCCGGCATTTTCCGAACTGGTTGCAGGGCTTAGGGCAGCGGATCGTGCGCGTCTTGGCTGTCTATTGGGGCCTGTGTCCGGTCGAACATCCCATAGTCCCGGACAACACTGGCAATGCGCAGCTTGTAATCGTCGAACACACCGCGCCGACCCTTGTCTTGGGCACCCCGATGGGCCTTGAGATTGCGCCACTCTTCGATGGCGCGCTCATCTTCGAAGAACGATAGTGACAAGATCTTGGAAGGGTCGGACAAGCTCTGGAAGCGCTCGACGGAGATGAACCCGCTGATATGATCCAATAGGGGCCTCATCTGGGCTGCGATGTCCAGATAGTCACTCTTTCGGCCGTCTGCCGGTATCACTTCGAAGATCACTGCGATCATGGCCGCCCCCCGTGCGGCGCAGAGGCTAGTTTGAGGAACGTGCGGTCTTCGCGGAGCAGGAATTTCTCCCGCTGCGCAAGGGCATAGTTCTCCTGTCCTATTGGGTCTGAAGCCAGCCTATCACGGTAGGCCTCATAGGCAGCTAAGCTGGCGATGTTGTAGACGCCATAGGCAAGGGTGGAGGATCCCTCGTGTGGTGCGAAATAGCCAACCAGATCGGCGCCGCAGCGGGGGATCGCTTGCCCCCAGTTGCGCGCGTACTGCTCGAACTGCGATTTTTTGGTCGGGTCGATCTGATAGCGGATGATACACGTCAGCATGAAGACCTCCTACTCATGTGATTTTGCGAACTTACCCGTTTGTTCTGCGCTGATGTTTCGATTACGGTCGAACTATGAAAGAAGGTCCCAACATTGCCCATGTTGCCGCGCTGATCGGCGATCCGGCGCGCGCAAACATGCTGACCGCTTTGATGAGCGGGAAAGCGCTCACCGCCAGTGAGCTTGCGGGAGAGGCTTGCGTCACAATGCAGACGGCAAGCTCGCAC
This window harbors:
- a CDS encoding TetR/AcrR family transcriptional regulator yields the protein MSKTVKSTPQDRLLATARQLFLAQGIPQTGINTVTAKADIARMTLYNNFASKEELILAVFEKETELRRAAIENAQNASHEPLDKVRALFAVALEQASKAGFRGCAFVNLAIETAAPDSKLHHLARQHKDWIAQNIQDALGEGYCDDPKTLSQQIALLWDGGVVGAYIHQSDKPIHLAQSAAESLVKSSRR
- a CDS encoding NIPSNAP family protein translates to MLTCIIRYQIDPTKKSQFEQYARNWGQAIPRCGADLVGYFAPHEGSSTLAYGVYNIASLAAYEAYRDRLASDPIGQENYALAQREKFLLREDRTFLKLASAPHGGRP
- a CDS encoding YbfB/YjiJ family MFS transporter — translated: MTVSRNWWIVLGLALGVTVSNAFARFAYGLILPAMQTDLGWSYTQSGWINTANALGYIGGALLAFAIIGRVSERRMFAAGLLVTSTSLLMCGLSDGFWYLTFWRFFAGVSGAPVFIAGGAMAATLFPDDARKNAVAIAGYFGGAGLGMVLSGGLLPGLFHLHGPALWPLVWIGLGVISLGLAPVSIWAASQAHVSSHMVDCKARLPTREMLFELLSYGLFATGHTVYLTFVIAWAQSIGLSVAVLSLGWVLIGLGIIFSPFAWRPILAQNASGLPLAMACAITGLATLGPVMMPDALGFVLSSFLFGLAVFVGPAAVTAFSRKNLPEPQWRKAVSLFTLVFAVGQTIGPVAAGLIGDATGTLSSGIVAAGIILLGACLLASFQKPLAGKVAR
- a CDS encoding antibiotic biosynthesis monooxygenase produces the protein MIAVIFEVIPADGRKSDYLDIAAQMRPLLDHISGFISVERFQSLSDPSKILSLSFFEDERAIEEWRNLKAHRGAQDKGRRGVFDDYKLRIASVVRDYGMFDRTQAPIDSQDAHDPLP